A window of Candidatus Kinetoplastibacterium crithidii (ex Angomonas deanei ATCC 30255) contains these coding sequences:
- the rpsK gene encoding 30S ribosomal protein S11 — MRNLDYGEKLCKRLFTYPQKNKKNVSDGIAHIHASFNNTIVTITDRQGNALSWATSGSSGFKGSRKSTPFAAQVAAETAGRAALDFGIKTLEVRIKGPGPGRESSVRALNALGIKISSIADITPVPHNGCRPPKRRRI; from the coding sequence TTGAGGAATTTAGATTATGGCGAAAAACTCTGTAAGCGGCTCTTCACGTATCCGCAAAAAAATAAAAAAAATGTTTCTGATGGTATAGCACATATACATGCTTCTTTCAATAATACTATCGTAACTATAACAGATAGACAAGGTAACGCTTTGTCTTGGGCGACTTCAGGTTCTTCTGGTTTCAAGGGATCAAGAAAGTCAACTCCATTTGCTGCACAGGTAGCTGCTGAAACTGCTGGACGTGCTGCATTGGATTTTGGAATAAAAACTCTCGAGGTACGTATTAAAGGACCTGGACCTGGACGTGAATCTTCTGTTAGAGCCTTGAATGCTCTTGGTATTAAAATTTCAAGTATAGCAGATATCACTCCTGTTCCTCACAATGGATGTCGTCCTCCAAAGCGTCGTCGTATATAA
- the rpsM gene encoding 30S ribosomal protein S13 yields MARIAGINIPPQQHAEIGLTAIFGIGRSSARKICEASGVSVSKKIKDMTDAELERIREQVNLFTVEGDLRREIQFSIKRLIDLGTYRGMRHKRGLPVRGQRTRTNARTRKGPRRAAASLKK; encoded by the coding sequence ATGGCCCGTATTGCTGGCATTAATATTCCGCCACAACAGCATGCTGAGATTGGTCTTACCGCAATTTTTGGTATCGGACGTTCTAGTGCTCGCAAAATTTGTGAAGCTTCTGGAGTTTCTGTTAGCAAAAAAATAAAGGATATGACCGATGCGGAATTGGAGCGGATTCGTGAACAAGTTAATTTGTTCACTGTAGAAGGTGATCTTCGTCGAGAGATTCAATTTTCCATCAAAAGGTTAATTGATCTTGGTACGTATCGTGGTATGCGTCATAAAAGGGGTCTTCCAGTTCGAGGTCAGAGAACTCGCACTAATGCTCGCACTCGAAAGGGTCCACGTCGTGCTGCTGCCTCTCTGAAAAAATAA
- the rpmJ gene encoding 50S ribosomal protein L36: MKVMASVKRVCRNCKVIKRHGVVRIICTDPRHKQRQG, translated from the coding sequence ATGAAGGTAATGGCATCGGTTAAGCGGGTTTGCCGCAATTGTAAGGTTATTAAACGTCATGGAGTAGTGCGAATTATTTGCACTGATCCACGTCATAAACAGCGTCAAGGTTAG
- the infA gene encoding translation initiation factor IF-1 yields MSKDDVIQMQGEVLENLPNANFRVKLENGHVVLGHISGKMRMHYIRILPGDKVTVELTPYDLTRARIIFRAK; encoded by the coding sequence ATGTCTAAGGACGATGTCATACAAATGCAGGGAGAGGTTTTGGAAAATCTTCCAAATGCGAATTTTCGCGTTAAGCTCGAAAATGGTCATGTAGTTTTGGGTCATATATCTGGTAAGATGCGTATGCATTACATCAGAATATTGCCTGGAGACAAAGTGACTGTAGAGCTAACACCTTATGATCTTACTAGGGCTCGAATTATTTTCCGTGCCAAGTAA
- the secY gene encoding preprotein translocase subunit SecY: MAKGISSLGNNLGYADLKRRALFLVLALLVYRIGTHVPVPGVDPYALEELFNRNQGGIISLFNMFSGGALSRFSVFALGIMPYISASIFVQLLSVIVPSLSALKKEGEAGRRKISRYTRYITVLIALVQAIGVTLVLDSQQGLIIDSSFFYQFTRVLTLVAGTMFVMWLGEQITERGLGNGISMIIFAGIVSELPSAMFALLEMVRVYSITLFAAFFIITVVVVVTFLVVFVEMGQRKIVVNYAQRQVGNKIYRGQNSHLPLKLNMSGVIPPIFASALMLLPATVASWFSEVEYMGWLSKLAEYLSPRQPIYLVLYSVLIVFFCFFYTALVFNSRETADNLKKSGALIPGIRPGEQTSRYIDKILTRLTLVGALYILLICLVPEFLVSKWSVPFSFGGTSLLIIVVVTMDFMTQVQTCLMSYQYDSLLKKANFKS, encoded by the coding sequence GTGGCTAAAGGAATTTCATCTTTGGGCAATAATTTGGGTTATGCTGATTTAAAAAGGAGAGCATTATTTCTTGTTTTGGCTCTTTTAGTTTATCGTATTGGTACTCATGTTCCTGTTCCAGGTGTTGATCCCTATGCTTTAGAAGAACTTTTTAACAGGAATCAAGGTGGTATTATAAGTCTATTTAATATGTTTTCTGGTGGAGCTTTATCTAGATTTTCGGTGTTTGCGTTAGGTATTATGCCTTATATATCTGCTTCTATTTTTGTGCAGTTATTAAGTGTCATTGTTCCTTCGTTGTCTGCATTGAAAAAGGAAGGTGAGGCTGGACGAAGGAAAATATCTAGATATACAAGATATATTACTGTTTTGATTGCTTTAGTGCAGGCTATTGGCGTTACATTAGTTCTAGATTCACAGCAAGGTTTAATCATAGATAGTAGTTTTTTTTATCAGTTTACAAGAGTCTTGACGTTGGTTGCTGGAACCATGTTTGTTATGTGGCTTGGAGAGCAAATTACAGAAAGAGGTTTGGGTAATGGTATTTCCATGATAATATTTGCTGGAATAGTGTCAGAACTTCCGAGTGCTATGTTTGCTCTTTTAGAAATGGTTCGTGTTTATTCTATAACATTATTCGCTGCTTTTTTTATAATTACTGTTGTTGTTGTTGTAACTTTTTTAGTAGTTTTTGTTGAGATGGGTCAGCGTAAAATTGTTGTTAATTATGCTCAACGTCAAGTTGGAAATAAGATTTATAGAGGACAGAACTCTCATTTGCCATTAAAATTAAATATGTCTGGAGTTATACCTCCTATATTTGCTTCTGCTCTTATGCTGCTTCCTGCCACTGTTGCAAGTTGGTTCTCTGAAGTAGAATACATGGGTTGGTTAAGTAAGTTAGCTGAATATTTGTCTCCTAGACAACCTATTTATTTAGTTTTATATTCTGTTCTTATAGTGTTTTTTTGTTTTTTCTATACAGCTTTAGTATTTAATAGCAGAGAAACAGCTGATAATCTCAAAAAAAGTGGAGCTTTGATACCTGGCATTAGACCAGGAGAACAAACTTCACGTTATATTGATAAAATATTAACTAGGTTAACTTTGGTTGGTGCTTTATATATTTTACTTATATGTCTTGTACCAGAGTTCTTGGTTTCTAAGTGGAGTGTACCTTTTAGTTTTGGGGGTACTTCTCTCTTAATAATTGTGGTTGTAACGATGGACTTTATGACACAGGTTCAAACTTGTCTTATGTCTTATCAGTACGATTCTTTGCTTAAGAAAGCTAATTTCAAGAGTTAG
- the rplO gene encoding 50S ribosomal protein L15 has protein sequence MLEIRLNSLSPAEGSKFSRRRVGRGIGSGFGKTAGRGHKGQKSRSGGFHKVGFEGGQMPLQRRLPKRGFRQLDEHLYAQISLSDLQKLLTEEVDLQVLKAAGLIKNGVKFVKLIKSGAVSRKFVLKGISVSAGARSAIEEIGGSIL, from the coding sequence ATGTTAGAAATTAGATTGAATTCTCTTAGTCCTGCTGAAGGCAGTAAGTTTTCTAGGCGTAGAGTTGGTCGTGGTATAGGATCTGGGTTTGGTAAAACTGCAGGTCGTGGTCATAAAGGCCAAAAGTCTCGTTCTGGTGGATTCCATAAAGTCGGTTTCGAAGGAGGACAAATGCCTTTGCAAAGACGTCTTCCTAAGAGAGGTTTCCGACAATTAGACGAGCATCTTTATGCTCAAATTAGCTTATCGGATTTACAGAAATTGCTGACAGAAGAAGTTGATTTACAAGTTTTAAAAGCTGCAGGTTTAATAAAAAATGGAGTTAAATTTGTTAAACTTATAAAATCTGGTGCTGTATCTCGTAAGTTTGTATTAAAAGGAATTTCTGTTTCTGCTGGGGCACGTTCTGCAATAGAAGAAATTGGTGGATCAATACTGTAA
- the rpmD gene encoding 50S ribosomal protein L30 encodes MTNKQLKIQLLRSTIGTRKDHRDTIRGLGLRKVNSISILNDTPEVRGMVRKVNYLIDVSDI; translated from the coding sequence ATGACTAATAAGCAGTTAAAAATTCAGCTTTTACGTTCTACGATAGGGACTAGAAAAGATCATCGTGATACTATCAGGGGTCTTGGTTTACGCAAAGTAAATAGTATTAGTATTTTAAATGATACCCCTGAAGTAAGAGGAATGGTTCGTAAAGTGAATTATCTTATTGATGTTTCGGATATCTAG
- the rpsE gene encoding 30S ribosomal protein S5 translates to MAKVQGKSNTDKENNDGLREKMIAVNRVSKVVKGGRTMSFAALTVVGDGDGRIGMGKGKAREVPMSVQKAMEQARRNMFKVSLKNGTLQHVVIGKHGASKVIISPASEGSGVIAGGPMRAIFEVMGVRNVVAKSLGSSNPYNLVRATFNGLRSSLTPSEVAAKRGKSVEEILG, encoded by the coding sequence ATGGCCAAAGTACAAGGCAAAAGTAATACAGATAAAGAAAATAATGATGGCTTGCGTGAAAAAATGATAGCTGTAAACCGCGTCAGCAAAGTAGTAAAGGGAGGTAGAACTATGAGTTTTGCTGCTCTTACTGTTGTTGGTGATGGTGATGGGCGTATAGGAATGGGGAAAGGAAAGGCTCGTGAAGTTCCTATGTCAGTGCAAAAAGCTATGGAGCAAGCTCGTCGTAATATGTTTAAAGTTTCCCTGAAAAATGGTACTTTACAGCATGTTGTGATTGGTAAACATGGTGCTTCTAAAGTTATTATTTCTCCAGCATCTGAAGGTTCTGGTGTTATAGCTGGTGGTCCAATGCGTGCTATTTTTGAAGTAATGGGAGTACGGAATGTCGTTGCAAAAAGTTTAGGTTCTAGTAACCCTTATAACTTAGTTCGTGCTACTTTCAATGGCTTGCGTTCTTCTTTAACTCCATCAGAAGTGGCTGCTAAAAGAGGTAAGAGTGTTGAGGAAATATTGGGGTAA
- the rplR gene encoding 50S ribosomal protein L18 has translation MNKKNSRLRRAVPTRRRIRELQVNRLSVFRSNLHIYANIISPDGDRILVSASTIESDVRSLVSAQTTHGGNKIAAAIVGTRIAEKAKAAGIDQVAFDRSGFRYHGRVKELADAARNAGLKF, from the coding sequence ATGAATAAAAAAAATTCCAGGTTACGTCGAGCAGTTCCAACTAGACGTAGGATTAGGGAATTACAGGTTAATCGTCTTTCTGTCTTTCGTTCTAATTTGCATATATATGCAAATATTATTTCGCCTGATGGAGATAGAATTTTAGTTAGTGCTTCTACTATAGAATCAGATGTACGTTCTTTGGTTTCTGCTCAAACTACACATGGTGGTAATAAAATAGCTGCTGCTATAGTTGGTACTCGTATTGCAGAAAAAGCTAAAGCTGCTGGAATTGATCAAGTTGCTTTTGATCGTTCAGGATTTCGTTATCATGGTAGAGTGAAAGAACTTGCTGATGCAGCACGTAATGCTGGCTTAAAGTTTTAA
- the rplF gene encoding 50S ribosomal protein L6, producing the protein MSRIAKYPIEIPAEVQAKIDGENIVVSGKLGTLTQFLNKDVKVELLDNKISFSLVQVTEQSKAMIGTLRALISNMVIGVSKGFERKLLLVGVGYRASVQNNTVKLQLGFSHDVLYSLPTGISAEIASPTEILIKGIDKQAVGQVAAKIRSYRSPEPYKGKGIRYADEKVMLKEAKKK; encoded by the coding sequence ATGTCACGAATCGCTAAATATCCTATTGAAATTCCTGCCGAAGTTCAGGCAAAAATTGATGGTGAGAATATTGTTGTCAGTGGAAAACTAGGTACGCTTACACAATTTCTAAACAAAGATGTTAAAGTAGAGTTGCTTGATAATAAGATTAGTTTTTCTTTGGTCCAGGTCACAGAGCAATCAAAAGCAATGATTGGGACTTTGCGAGCACTTATATCAAATATGGTTATAGGTGTTAGTAAAGGCTTTGAACGAAAATTACTCTTAGTTGGTGTTGGCTACAGAGCATCAGTGCAAAACAATACTGTTAAATTACAGCTTGGGTTCTCACATGATGTTTTATATTCATTGCCAACTGGTATTTCTGCCGAGATAGCTTCTCCAACAGAAATATTGATCAAAGGTATAGATAAACAAGCAGTTGGTCAAGTGGCAGCTAAAATTAGGTCTTATCGTTCTCCTGAACCTTATAAGGGTAAGGGTATTAGATATGCTGATGAGAAAGTTATGCTTAAAGAAGCTAAGAAGAAATAA
- the rpsH gene encoding 30S ribosomal protein S8 has product MSMSDPIADMLTRIRNAQQADKLTVSMPSSNIKMAIAAVLKEEGYVDNFQIKGVVSKPELEITLKYYAGRPVIEKIDRVSRPGLRVYKKSVGIPQVMNGLGIAIVSTSRGVMTDRKARANGVGGEILCYVA; this is encoded by the coding sequence ATGAGCATGAGCGATCCGATTGCTGATATGTTGACTCGTATTCGCAACGCACAGCAAGCTGATAAATTAACAGTTAGTATGCCTTCTTCAAATATTAAAATGGCTATAGCTGCTGTTTTAAAGGAAGAAGGTTATGTTGATAATTTTCAAATTAAAGGAGTGGTTTCTAAGCCTGAATTAGAAATTACTCTTAAATATTATGCAGGCCGTCCGGTTATAGAAAAAATTGACCGTGTTTCACGTCCTGGTTTGCGTGTATATAAAAAAAGTGTAGGTATTCCACAAGTGATGAATGGTTTAGGAATAGCAATTGTTTCAACTTCGCGAGGTGTTATGACAGATCGTAAAGCTCGAGCTAATGGAGTTGGTGGTGAAATTTTATGTTACGTGGCTTAA
- the rpsN gene encoding 30S ribosomal protein S14: protein MAKLSLINRDIKRIRLAAKFAVKRAELKGLIQDNSKSEEERYQARLKLQQLPRNANPTRQRNRCLITGRPRGVFRQFGLARHKLREMAMRGEIPGMTKASW, encoded by the coding sequence ATGGCTAAACTATCCCTTATAAATCGTGATATTAAGCGCATAAGATTGGCTGCTAAGTTTGCGGTAAAACGTGCTGAGTTGAAAGGTTTAATTCAAGATAACTCTAAGAGTGAAGAAGAACGTTATCAAGCTAGACTTAAGCTTCAGCAATTACCAAGAAATGCCAATCCAACTAGACAGCGTAATCGTTGTCTTATTACAGGGCGCCCTAGAGGTGTTTTTCGTCAGTTTGGTTTGGCACGCCATAAGTTACGCGAAATGGCAATGCGAGGAGAAATTCCTGGCATGACCAAAGCTAGCTGGTAG
- the rplE gene encoding 50S ribosomal protein L5 has protein sequence MSRLQDLYKNEIVDSLLSKFGYKSIMEAPRVSKITLNMGVSEAVADKKVIDNAVSDLSRIAGQKAVITKTRKAIAGFKIRENYPIGCMVTLRGERMYEFLDRLVSIALPRVRDFRGVSARAFDGRGNYNVGVKEQIIFPEIEYDKVDVIRGLNISINTTAKTDEEAKALLVAFGFPFRN, from the coding sequence ATGTCTAGATTACAAGATTTATATAAGAACGAGATTGTAGATTCTTTACTTTCTAAGTTTGGATATAAAAGTATAATGGAAGCACCTCGTGTTTCTAAAATCACTTTGAATATGGGTGTTTCAGAGGCAGTCGCTGATAAAAAAGTTATTGATAATGCTGTTTCTGATTTAAGTAGAATAGCTGGTCAGAAGGCTGTTATTACTAAGACTCGTAAAGCTATAGCTGGTTTTAAGATTCGTGAGAATTATCCAATAGGTTGCATGGTTACGCTGCGTGGCGAACGCATGTATGAATTTCTGGATCGCTTAGTATCTATTGCATTGCCTAGAGTGCGTGATTTTAGAGGGGTTTCTGCTCGTGCATTTGATGGTCGTGGCAATTATAATGTTGGTGTTAAAGAACAAATTATTTTTCCTGAAATCGAGTATGATAAAGTGGATGTAATAAGAGGTTTAAACATTAGCATAAATACTACAGCGAAGACTGATGAGGAAGCAAAGGCTTTATTGGTAGCTTTTGGTTTTCCTTTTCGTAATTAG
- the rplX gene encoding 50S ribosomal protein L24 encodes MNKIRKGDEVIVLSGRDRKKRGIVLSVIDKEHLLVEGINVVKKHIKPNPMTNNPGGIVDKTMPIHISNVALFNSETGKGERVGIQKKDGEGKVRIFRSNGSVVGAKS; translated from the coding sequence ATGAATAAAATTCGTAAAGGGGATGAGGTAATTGTTCTTTCTGGTCGTGATAGAAAAAAACGAGGAATTGTTTTATCTGTCATAGATAAAGAGCATTTATTGGTAGAAGGTATTAATGTTGTGAAAAAACATATTAAACCAAACCCTATGACTAATAATCCTGGTGGTATTGTAGATAAGACAATGCCTATACATATTTCAAATGTTGCTCTTTTTAATTCTGAAACAGGCAAAGGAGAGCGAGTTGGCATTCAGAAAAAAGATGGTGAGGGTAAAGTTAGAATTTTTCGTTCCAATGGCAGTGTTGTTGGTGCTAAATCATAG
- the rplN gene encoding 50S ribosomal protein L14 — MIQMQTTLDVADNTGARHVMCIKVLGGSKRRYAGIGDVIKVSVKDAAPRGRVKKGEVYNAVIVRATKGVRRKDGSLIRFGSNAAVLLNSKLEPIGTRIFGPVTRELRGERFMKIVSLAPEVL, encoded by the coding sequence ATGATCCAAATGCAGACCACGCTTGATGTGGCCGATAATACTGGTGCACGCCATGTGATGTGTATTAAAGTTCTCGGTGGTTCCAAGCGACGTTATGCCGGAATCGGCGATGTTATTAAAGTAAGTGTTAAAGATGCTGCTCCACGTGGTAGAGTTAAAAAGGGAGAAGTTTATAATGCAGTAATAGTTCGCGCTACTAAGGGAGTTCGTAGAAAAGACGGTTCTCTAATCCGTTTTGGTAGTAATGCTGCTGTTTTATTAAATTCTAAATTAGAACCTATAGGGACCCGTATTTTTGGTCCTGTTACTCGTGAATTACGTGGTGAGAGATTTATGAAGATTGTGTCTTTAGCTCCAGAGGTTTTGTAA
- the rpsQ gene encoding 30S ribosomal protein S17, translated as MNTIVEQVPKRQRVLIGKVISSKMNKSVVVQVERRVKHQVLGKVVTRSANYKAHDEENKYKDGDIVEIKECRPISRDKSWMVMSLVTAATLI; from the coding sequence ATGAATACAATAGTAGAACAAGTTCCTAAACGTCAACGCGTTTTAATCGGTAAAGTTATTAGTAGTAAGATGAATAAATCTGTTGTTGTTCAAGTTGAAAGAAGGGTAAAGCATCAGGTTTTAGGTAAGGTAGTTACTCGTTCTGCAAACTACAAAGCACATGATGAAGAAAATAAGTATAAAGATGGTGATATTGTTGAAATTAAAGAGTGTAGACCAATTTCTCGTGATAAGTCATGGATGGTTATGTCTTTAGTTACAGCTGCAACTTTAATTTAA
- the rpmC gene encoding 50S ribosomal protein L29 encodes MKANELRLKEMSELHVELESLLKTQFKLRMQIATKQLVNTSQISKVRKSIARTRTILTEKTRKEIK; translated from the coding sequence ATGAAGGCTAATGAACTTCGTTTAAAGGAAATGTCTGAGCTTCATGTTGAGTTAGAAAGCTTGTTAAAGACACAGTTTAAATTGCGCATGCAGATAGCTACCAAGCAACTTGTTAATACATCTCAAATAAGTAAAGTTCGTAAGAGTATTGCTAGAACACGTACTATTCTTACTGAGAAAACAAGGAAAGAAATCAAATGA
- the rplP gene encoding 50S ribosomal protein L16, producing MLQPARRKYRKEQKGRNTGLASSGANVSFGEFGLKATGRGRLTARQIESARRAINRHIKRGGRVWIRIFPDKPISQKPAEVRMGNGKGNPEYWVSEIQPGKVLYEMEGVSEELAREAFRLAAAKLPISTIFVSRRIGGS from the coding sequence ATGTTACAGCCGGCTCGTAGAAAATATAGAAAAGAACAGAAGGGTCGTAATACAGGTCTTGCAAGTAGTGGAGCTAATGTTTCATTTGGAGAATTTGGCTTAAAAGCTACAGGTAGAGGAAGGCTAACAGCACGACAAATAGAGTCTGCTAGGCGCGCTATCAACAGACACATAAAACGTGGCGGTCGCGTGTGGATTCGAATTTTTCCTGACAAGCCAATATCTCAAAAACCTGCAGAGGTTAGAATGGGTAATGGGAAAGGTAATCCTGAGTATTGGGTATCCGAAATTCAACCAGGAAAAGTTTTATATGAAATGGAAGGTGTTAGTGAGGAGCTTGCTCGTGAAGCTTTTCGCTTAGCAGCTGCTAAGTTGCCTATTTCGACAATATTTGTATCTCGTCGTATAGGCGGTTCTTAA
- the rpsC gene encoding 30S ribosomal protein S3: protein MGQKIYPTGFRLSVSRNWSSKWYSEDRDFSSILAGDIRIREYLKKKLKNASVSRVLIERPAKNARVTIYSARPGVVIGKKGEDIELLKSDLQKLAGVPVHVNIEEVRKPEIDAQLIADSIAQQLEKRIMFRRAMKRAMQNAMRLGAQGIKIMSSGRLNGIEIARTEWYREGRVPLHTLKAGIDYGTSEARTTYGIIGIKVWVYKGDMSLSSESLIDTTVREDEPRKPRKSSRGEKTDNKTTRQRHRSRSTVKVAATSSSSEGD, encoded by the coding sequence ATGGGACAAAAGATTTATCCTACAGGGTTTCGTCTGTCAGTTTCTAGAAACTGGTCTTCTAAATGGTATTCTGAAGATCGAGATTTTAGTTCTATTTTGGCAGGTGATATTAGGATTCGGGAGTATTTGAAGAAAAAACTAAAAAATGCTTCTGTTAGTCGTGTGTTAATTGAAAGACCAGCTAAAAACGCTCGCGTTACTATTTATTCAGCCCGTCCAGGTGTTGTGATAGGTAAGAAGGGCGAGGATATAGAACTTCTTAAATCAGATTTGCAGAAATTAGCAGGTGTTCCTGTTCATGTAAATATAGAAGAGGTAAGAAAACCTGAAATTGATGCTCAGTTGATAGCTGATTCTATAGCACAACAATTAGAAAAAAGAATAATGTTTCGCAGGGCTATGAAAAGAGCTATGCAAAATGCTATGCGTTTAGGTGCTCAGGGTATTAAGATTATGAGTTCCGGTAGGCTAAATGGTATAGAGATAGCTAGAACTGAGTGGTATAGAGAAGGACGGGTTCCTTTGCATACTTTGAAGGCTGGAATTGATTATGGTACATCTGAAGCTCGTACTACCTATGGTATTATAGGTATCAAGGTATGGGTATATAAAGGAGACATGTCTTTAAGTAGCGAATCTTTAATTGATACTACTGTGAGAGAAGATGAGCCAAGAAAGCCTCGTAAATCTTCTCGTGGAGAAAAGACAGATAATAAAACAACACGCCAACGTCATCGTAGTCGCTCAACTGTTAAAGTTGCAGCAACTTCTTCATCTAGTGAAGGGGATTAA